In Synechococcus sp. A18-25c, a single window of DNA contains:
- the cobS gene encoding adenosylcobinamide-GDP ribazoletransferase, translating to MSSPSWLRDLAGAWVFYTVLPGWIWPAPRFERIARFAPWIGVVIGGLMAGLWFLLSALSWNPLSVAPVVLAFGLWLTGGLHLDGLMDTADGLAAGSARVLEAMDDSRVGASGVQALVMVLLLQFAALVRLDAWAPAVLILAAVAGRVAPLWAMARFRYLRSEGTAGFHRRHHRGLREGRPTLLLLAVVMGMALVLQPALLPMLLLVVLLALGAAVLVAEWLGRRLGGHTGDTYGASLMVTETLILLIAAVLLPGMTAAV from the coding sequence TTGAGCTCTCCTTCCTGGCTGCGTGATCTGGCCGGTGCCTGGGTCTTCTATACCGTCCTGCCCGGCTGGATCTGGCCGGCGCCCCGCTTTGAGCGCATCGCTCGGTTTGCCCCCTGGATTGGTGTGGTCATCGGAGGATTAATGGCGGGTCTTTGGTTTCTGCTTTCAGCCCTGAGTTGGAATCCTCTGTCGGTGGCGCCGGTCGTTTTGGCCTTTGGCTTATGGCTCACTGGGGGATTGCATCTCGATGGCCTGATGGACACAGCAGATGGTCTGGCAGCGGGGTCGGCTCGCGTGTTGGAGGCGATGGATGACAGTCGCGTCGGTGCCAGTGGCGTGCAGGCTCTCGTAATGGTGCTGCTGCTGCAATTCGCCGCCCTCGTGCGCTTGGACGCGTGGGCGCCGGCGGTGTTGATCCTCGCTGCTGTGGCGGGGCGAGTCGCGCCGCTTTGGGCGATGGCACGCTTCCGCTACCTGCGCAGTGAGGGCACAGCTGGGTTTCATCGTCGCCATCACCGGGGACTGCGGGAAGGCCGGCCAACGCTCCTGTTGCTGGCGGTGGTGATGGGGATGGCCCTGGTGCTGCAGCCAGCTCTGCTGCCGATGCTGCTGTTGGTTGTGCTGTTGGCCCTGGGTGCTGCCGTGTTGGTGGCGGAATGGCTGGGGCGTCGCCTAGGGGGACACACCGGAGACACCTATGGCGCCAGCCTGATGGTGACGGAAACTCTGATCCTGCTCATTGCAGCTGTGTTGTTGCCTGGGATGACCGCGGCAGTCTGA
- the tgt gene encoding tRNA guanosine(34) transglycosylase Tgt yields the protein MFDFTITNQCQRTAARCGSFSTPHGTVNTPRFMPVGTLATVKGVTTDQLAATGAQMVLSNTYHLHLQPGEGVVEAAGGLHRFMNWNGPMLTDSGGFQVFSLGDLNRIDDHGVDFRNPRDGSRILLTPERSMEIQMALGADVAMAFDQCPPYPASENDVEEASRRTHAWLERCAQAHQRDDQALFGIVQGGCFPHLRERSAHAIASFDLPGIAIGGVSVGEPAEEMHKIVRQVTPLLPDDRPRYLMGIGTLREMSVAVANGIDLFDCVLPTRLGRHGTAMVGGERWNLRNARFRHDHTPLDPTCPCPACSQHSRAYLHHLIRSEELLGLTLLSLHNLTHLIRFTTAMGQAIRDGCFSEDFAPWDEASPAHHTW from the coding sequence GTGTTCGACTTCACAATCACAAATCAGTGCCAGCGCACGGCCGCGCGGTGCGGCAGCTTTTCAACGCCCCACGGAACCGTCAACACACCACGCTTTATGCCTGTGGGCACTCTGGCCACGGTGAAAGGCGTGACCACGGATCAGCTCGCGGCCACGGGCGCTCAGATGGTGCTCTCCAACACCTATCACCTGCATCTACAACCGGGAGAAGGGGTGGTCGAAGCCGCTGGAGGATTGCACCGCTTCATGAATTGGAACGGGCCAATGCTCACCGATTCCGGTGGCTTCCAAGTGTTCAGCCTGGGCGATCTCAATCGAATCGATGACCACGGCGTGGACTTCCGCAACCCACGCGATGGCAGCCGCATTCTGCTGACACCCGAACGCTCGATGGAGATTCAGATGGCGCTCGGTGCGGATGTAGCCATGGCCTTCGACCAGTGTCCCCCTTATCCGGCTTCAGAAAACGACGTGGAGGAAGCGAGCCGTCGCACCCATGCCTGGCTCGAGCGCTGCGCTCAGGCGCACCAGCGAGATGATCAGGCTCTGTTCGGCATCGTTCAGGGCGGTTGCTTCCCTCACCTGCGCGAACGCAGCGCCCACGCCATCGCCAGCTTTGATCTTCCAGGCATCGCCATCGGTGGTGTCAGCGTCGGGGAACCCGCTGAAGAGATGCACAAAATTGTGCGCCAGGTGACGCCGCTGCTTCCCGATGATCGCCCCCGATACCTAATGGGGATCGGCACACTTCGGGAGATGAGCGTGGCTGTCGCCAACGGCATTGATCTCTTCGACTGCGTGCTGCCCACGCGACTGGGGCGTCACGGCACCGCCATGGTGGGCGGAGAGCGCTGGAACCTGCGTAATGCCCGTTTCCGCCATGACCACACGCCCCTCGATCCAACCTGCCCCTGTCCGGCCTGCAGCCAGCACAGCCGTGCCTACCTGCATCACCTAATTCGTAGTGAGGAGTTGCTTGGGCTAACCCTGCTCAGCCTGCATAACCTCACGCATCTGATCCGTTTCACGACGGCAATGGGCCAGGCGATTCGGGATGGCTGTTTTTCAGAGGATTTCGCTCCCTGGGACGAGGCCTCGCCTGCTCATCACACGTGGTAG
- a CDS encoding sensor histidine kinase KdpD: MHLSDRFLELAQQQLKFLAADADLARLALYITERDQHETPTLTLVAQWPHDKSLPPAISDDPSLRSAAPERRWYPLRYDQNLLGVLRAEQHALPSREAHEAPRLQACADTLACILGLELDRQRLHDQLDQQRNQLNLVVHQLRNPLTALRTYAQLLLRRLGPDDQHRSLVESLMQEQAQLNLYLQSLDRLGQTDPRLGADNATPLLLPPVPTDAPDLTIAELLSPLIQRASATATLQSRPWNGPSQWPEWTQTPRAAPDAVVAEIVANLLENAFRYSPPGCELGLTLLDHDICIWDAGPAIPAEEREHIFAKGERGSSSTDRPGSGLGLALARQLADNLGGSLTLQTAPKTLHASLPAVGNAFVLRLPRSSQATTQLQ, encoded by the coding sequence ATGCATCTCTCCGATCGGTTTCTGGAACTCGCGCAGCAGCAACTGAAGTTCCTGGCCGCTGATGCTGATCTCGCACGCCTGGCGCTCTACATCACTGAACGGGATCAGCATGAGACGCCCACGCTGACCCTGGTGGCGCAATGGCCTCACGACAAGAGCCTGCCCCCTGCGATTTCAGATGATCCCAGCCTGCGCAGCGCAGCACCGGAACGCCGCTGGTACCCACTGCGCTACGACCAGAACCTGCTGGGCGTCTTGCGTGCCGAGCAGCATGCCTTGCCCAGCCGAGAAGCCCACGAGGCGCCGCGTCTGCAGGCCTGCGCAGACACCCTCGCCTGCATCCTTGGCCTCGAGCTGGACCGGCAACGACTGCACGATCAGCTGGATCAGCAACGAAATCAGCTGAATTTAGTGGTGCACCAGCTGCGCAACCCGTTGACGGCCCTGCGCACCTACGCCCAGCTGTTGCTGCGTCGCCTTGGGCCGGACGACCAGCATCGTTCGCTGGTGGAAAGCCTGATGCAGGAGCAGGCCCAGCTCAACCTATACCTGCAGTCTCTCGATCGCCTCGGCCAGACGGATCCACGTCTAGGAGCCGACAACGCGACACCTCTGCTGCTTCCGCCCGTGCCAACGGATGCTCCTGATCTCACCATCGCGGAGCTGTTATCTCCACTGATTCAGAGGGCATCAGCCACCGCAACACTGCAGAGCCGACCCTGGAATGGGCCATCGCAGTGGCCCGAATGGACTCAGACACCCCGCGCCGCACCCGATGCCGTGGTGGCGGAAATCGTTGCCAACCTGCTGGAAAACGCCTTCCGTTACAGCCCACCAGGATGCGAGCTGGGCCTGACGCTGCTCGATCACGACATCTGCATTTGGGATGCAGGACCGGCCATCCCGGCTGAAGAAAGAGAACACATCTTCGCGAAAGGGGAGCGAGGGAGCAGCAGCACCGACCGGCCAGGGTCCGGACTTGGTCTGGCACTGGCACGACAACTGGCGGACAACCTTGGCGGCTCGCTCACACTGCAGACCGCCCCAAAAACTCTGCATGCTTCATTGCCTGCCGTGGGCAATGCCTTTGTGCTCAGACTGCCGCGGTCATCCCAGGCAACAACACAGCTGCAATGA